Proteins from one Bactrocera neohumeralis isolate Rockhampton chromosome 3, APGP_CSIRO_Bneo_wtdbg2-racon-allhic-juicebox.fasta_v2, whole genome shotgun sequence genomic window:
- the LOC126752939 gene encoding eukaryotic translation initiation factor 3 subunit H gives MANRGGNRGRQEEVDNTINYVQCDGLAVMKMVKHCHEESSNMDLAQGALLGLVVDKCLEITNCFPFPKSGDETMDEEMYQLTMMRRLRRVNVDHFHVGWYQSSDVGNFLSMALLESQYHYQTSIEESVVVIYDTQKSGRGFLCLKAYRLTPQAIQMYKDGDFTPDALRNLKVGYESLFVEIPIVIKNSPLTNIMMSELGEMLPEEQGQNFLDLGTASVLENHMRCLIERVDELYQESIRYNKYQQVVFKQETEKHRALAKQAAENVARSAKGESPIPEEEVLKQFRPLPVPPRLNATINSGQINTYSQHISQFCSQSLAKLFITQSLQNAKEAKDTK, from the exons ATGGCAAACCGTGGAGGTAATCGTGGTCGTCAGGAAGAAGTGGATAATACCATTAATTACGTACAATGCGATGGCTTG gCCGTGATGAAAATGGTGAAACATTGCCATGAGGAGTCAAGCAATATGGATTTGGCACAAGGTGCCTTGCTGGGTTTGGTCGTAGACAAATGTTTGGAAATTACCAACTGTTTCCCCTTCCCGAAAAGCGGCGATGAAACAATGGACGAAGAAATGTATCAGTTAACTATGATGCGCCGTTTACGACGTGTAAATGTCGATCATTTCCATGTTGGCTGGTATCAGAGTTCAGATGTTGGAAATTTCCTTTCCATGGCTTTGCTAGAATCACAATACCATTACCAAACTAGCATAGAGGAGTCGGTTGTCGTCATTTATGATACGCAAAAGTCTGGCCGTGGTTTCCTGTGTTTAAAGGCCTATAGATTAACTCCACAAGCCATTCAAATGTATAAAGATGGAGATTTTACACCTGATGCACTGCGCAACTTGAAGGTTGGGTATGAAAGCCTGTTTGTTGAGATACCAATCGTTATCAAAAATTCTCCACTCACCAATATAATGATGAGTGAGTTGGGTGAAATGTTGCCGGAAGAGCAGGGTCAAAACTTTTTGGACTTGGGTACAGCCTCAGTTTTGGAAAATCACATGCGTTGCTTAATCGAACGTGTTGATGAACTATACCAAGAGTCAATACGCTACAACAAATATCAACAAGTGGTATTCAAACAAGAAACG gAGAAGCACCGTGCTCTAGCAAAACAAGCAGCAGAGAACGTCGCGCGAAGTGCCAAGGGCGAATCACCAATTCCAGAAGAAGAAGTTCTTAAGCAGTTCCGCCCACTTCCTGTTCCACCTAGACTTAATGCAACCATCAATTCGGGACAAATTAATACCTATTCACAACATATATCACAATTTTGTTCACAATCTTTGGCCAAACTTTTTATTACACAATCATTACAAAACGCTAAGGAGGCCAAGGACACGAAATAG
- the LOC126753310 gene encoding ankyrin repeat domain-containing protein 39, with product MDQHDADHCKCHKQAAPAQQTLTDMEFDRGIWNAAIYNEPERVRNFIGRGKSMDRDDFDYTALHYAARNGNVEICKMLIEDGKADVDAITKAGATALHRAAMMGHLNVVKLLVAAKANLQLQDEYGQTALHRAAIRGHLDVCKFLLEQDPKLKEIKDKKEKIPYEYIMENANDDFKILLKP from the exons ATGGATCAACATGACGCGGATCACTGCAAGTGTCACAAGCAGGCGGCGCCAGCGCAACAAACGCTAACTGATATGGAATTCGATCGCGGAATCTGGAATGCAG CCATCTACAATGAGCCGGAGCGCGTGCGCAATTTCATTGGCCGCGGCAAATCCATGGACCGCGATGATTTCGACTACACTGCGCTTCATTATGCAGCGCGCAATGGCAACGTGGAAATATGCAAAATGTTAATCGAAGATGGCAAAGCCGACGTGGATGCCATCACCAAGGCGGGCGCCACAGCCTTGCATCGCGCTGCCATGATGG GTCATCTAAATGTTGTGAAATTACTGGTTGCTGCGAAAGCTAATCTCCAGCTGCAAGATGAATACGGGCAGACTGCGCTGCATCGTGCTGCTATCCGTGGACACTTggatgtttgtaaatttttgttggAGCAGGATCCGAAATTGAAGGAAATCAAGGATAAGAAAGAGAAAATCCCCTACGAATATATAATGGAGAATGCCAACGacgatttcaaaatattacttAAGCCTTAG
- the LOC126753314 gene encoding uncharacterized protein LOC126753314, whose product MDAQIPTQAPAQPVPAEAQPAPSNPNTNIGAAAAAVNYVTTTATSSVAAQTATSTNSVPNSVANVVTIPVPIVQNEENYTYVTVKGSLHDRSCAVFGLNDTEIQALSKRFGNGLKGAVNGVMVTIPPMDMVNTLAQLSYKVICSCGEAEISWTMQREI is encoded by the coding sequence atggacGCCCAAATACCAACACAAGCGCCCGCACAACCTGTGCCCGCAGAGGCGCAACCCGCCCCCAGCAACCCGAACACCAATATCGGTGCTGCAGCAGCAGCCGTTAATTACGTCACCACCACAGCTACATCATCGGTGGCTGCCCAGACGGCGACCTCAACAAACTCCGTGCCGAATTCGGTGGCGAATGTTGTTACCATACCCGTACCGATTGTACAAAACGAAGAGAACTACACATATGTGACGGTGAAGGGCTCGTTGCACGATCGCTCATGCGCCGTGTTCGGTCTTAACGATACGGAAATCCAAGCGTTGTCCAAACGTTTCGGTAACGGCTTAAAGGGTGCCGTGAATGGTGTAATGGTAACGATTCCACCGATGGATATGGTAAACACATTGGCGCAATTGAGCTATAAAGTGATTTGTAGTTGTGGTGAGGCGGAGATCAGTTGGACTATGCAACGTGAAATTTAA
- the LOC126753270 gene encoding ankyrin-3 — MHSPINAFELNERLMTAVQTGNFHGVLDCLMEGARATIVSTSCGRTAVGTAALVGDAEILELLIQSCEEPDLDIFNRNHSNSFEMETECTPDGMDNLEWEDEFIENCNDCEQSSGEHVAQDAEETSLYYYYAKTFERTGAIITRMDEPYAIATNCGHQQDVHRADALLMTPLHYAAACGHVECVRVLLSHGATVDAVNSDGYTPLHVGVAYAEVAHMLLKHGANPNLKTLNTGETALHLAIRNHSVAVANVILQTNMNINETDDIDQTPLICAIVANLDGLAATLIERSARINLQDKEGRNALYYAVVQNNVPLTVRLLQRGARRITSHYLLHHCVRYSMREMAETLISHGDSLNVRNKDGLTPILIAILSQKIDMLEFLLRVATAQQSQGNTIVDTVENELLIAVQYIDTVQDFIPIARILFAHSEGRWMCASFTSMSWSCYIPYCQTPLARAVMLNKFDIAEFLVKEGVDITQVCGDHGINHLRATNASGALEFAKLLVHTGYKFPILRTELANKWTDERRHFEVEMFRLRSTPLSLQSLCRIVIRNQLLGLLSGSAVMRQRYSTTKRESSLSRMISLLGVPKILQKYLYEFDDCASVMKNTCNVDGGG; from the exons ATGCATTCACCGATAAACGCTTTCGAGTTGAATGAGCGTCTGATGACCGCAGTACAGACGGGCAACTTCCATGGCGTGCTCGATTGTCTGATGGAGGGTGCCCGGGCAACCATTGTTTCCACATCGTGTGGGCGTACAGCTGTTGGCACCGCGGCGCTGGTGGGTGATGCTGAGATCCTTGAGCTGTTGATACAATCCTGTGAAGAACCTGATTTGGATATATTTAATAGAA ACCACTCAAACTCATTTGAAATGGAAACAGAGTGCACCCCGGACGGCATGGATAACCTCGAGTGGGAGGATGAATTTATCGAAAACTGCAACGATTGTGAGCAGAGTAGTGGAGAGCACGTAGCACAGGATGCTGAAGAAACTTCCCTCTATTATTATTATGCCAAAACGTTCGAACGTACCGGTGCCATTATCACGCGCATGGATGAGCCATACGCTATCGCCACAAACTGCGGACACCAGCAAGATGTACATCGCGCAGATGCGCTGCTGATGACACCGCTACATTATGCCGCAGCTTGTGGACACGTAGAATGTGTGCGTGTACTACTCTCACACGGCGCCACAGTGGATGCCGTTAATAGTGACGGTTACACACCATTACATGTGGGCGTGGCCTATGCGGAAGTGGCGCACATGCTGCTGAAACACGGCGCCAATCCGAATTTAAAGACGCTAAACACCGGTGAAACAGCGCTGCATTTGGCTATAAGGAATCATTCCGTGGCAGTG GCCAATGttattttgcaaacaaatatgAATATCAACGAAACGGATGACATCGATCAGACGCCGCTGATATGCGCCATAGTGGCTAACCTGGACGGTCTTGCGGCGACACTGATCGAGCGCAGCGCACGCATCAACCTGCAGGACAAGGAGGGACGCAACGCGCTCTACTACGCGGTGGTGCAGAATAATGTGCCGCTCACAGTGCGCTTGTTGCAACGTGGCGCACGGCGCATCACTTCCCATTACCTGCTGCACCATTGCGTACGCTACAGCATGCGCGAGATGGCTGAGACCCTAATCAGCCATGGCGATAGCTTGAATGTGCGCAACAAGGATGGTCTCACACCCATTCTGATTGCGATACTCAGCCAAAAGATAGACATGCTGGAATTCTTGCTGCGCGTGGCCACGGCGCAACAATCACAGGGCAACACGATAGTTGACACCGTCGAAAACGAGTTGCTCATCGCCGTGCAATATATAGATACCGTACAGGACTTCATACCCATTGCGCGCATATTGTTCGCGCATAGTGAGGGGCGTTGGATGTGTGCTTCATTTACATCGATGTCGTGGTCGTGTTACATTCCGTATTGTCAGACGCCACTGGCGCGCGCTGTTATGCTCAACAAATTCGATATCGCCGAGTTTTTGGTCAAAGAGGGCGTGGACATAACACAGGTGTGTGGCGATCATGGCATCAATCATTTGCGCGCTACAAATGCGTCGGGTGCATTGGAGTTCGCCAAGTTGCTGG TACATACTGGCTACAAATTCCCAATACTGCGTACCGAATTAGCCAATAAATGGACCGACGAGCGACGTCACTTCGAAGTGGAAATGTTTCGGTTGCGCAGCACACCCTTGTCACTGCAGTCGCTATGTCGTATTGTGATAAGGAATCAACTTTTAGGCCTGCTCAGTGGTTCGGCCGTGATGAGACAACGATACTCAACAACGAAGCGTGAATCGAGTTTGAGTCGTATGATAAGTCTTTTGGGTGTACCAAAGATACTTCAAAAGTATTTATACGAGTTCGATGACTGCGCGTCTGTGATGAAAAATACCTGTAATGTGGATGGCGGTGGTTAG
- the LOC126752237 gene encoding uncharacterized protein LOC126752237 produces MRTLSNLSVVLCSFLLLHVASAIPATEAELNGPAQVQQPEDPDIVKNKNGDITIDASIQSNAYIEVPESVAENLLKAMVEAFQKMQISGQTTGHSQVHVPDVKPVNIHEGAKPEARTYCRTRRCDSHCFYRGYRGGFCNIFSKCFCY; encoded by the coding sequence ATGAGGACTCTGTCTAATTTATCGGTTGTGTTGTGCAGTTTTTTGCTGTTGCATGTTGCCTCAGCTATTCCTGCCACCGAAGCTGAATTAAATGGTCCAGCTCAGGTTCAGCAACCTGAAGATCCTGAtatagtgaaaaataaaaacggcGACATAACGATCGATGCCTCGATTCAATCCAATGCTTATATCGAAGTTCCTGAGTCGGTGGCAGAAAATTTGTTGAAGGCCATGGTTGAAGCGTTTCAAAAAATGCAGATTTCTGGCCAAACCACAGGCCACAGCCAGGTACATGTACCTGACGTGAAACCGGTCAACATACACGAAGGTGCTAAACCAGAGGCTCGGACCTATTGTAGGACACGCCGTTGCGACTCCCACTGCTTCTATCGTGGCTACCGTGGCGGATTCTGTAACATATTTTCCAAATGTTTTTGCTATTAA